A stretch of Bombina bombina isolate aBomBom1 chromosome 2, aBomBom1.pri, whole genome shotgun sequence DNA encodes these proteins:
- the LOC128647988 gene encoding uncharacterized protein LOC128647988 codes for MFVCLIEIRRYEELTDIIMEQDKVSSHRAQLCPSFENAVPIVKHIHEEINTKDEPQEILISHIAPTAETLSGSTRFVSKPGFVKEETDIKEESDTFFVTEITCSAVADGLPSTEFVTCQSSILKGENNIKEESDTWPITEDVCSLVSSKQKQIKEEQEDESSAVPRDLASCEEQSVKEVNDSWSETDCFKSPKELLENQERPKKKPKCRQKSHLTGKVQKAQRLPASEPEQFYKCEICDKVIRHLQNFREHQRIHTGERPFECKDPRAGRSGSADAEGGRDTAFTEEENFVLAHQIEQWYDRLYGCMLARTSSYEKSQLWHNIAEAVSAAGVMPRSVNRCKKRYSDLKIKVKTKMVRESADREKNEGEPFTPTVYSASEEIIKRLILNGMVSGLTDSGTRSAPMDVSHEVPTETETFSGTAGVASLEATPMELSEDPATSAGEFPSNCVLQLSQVQAEDTLAVQDEETVQTGPEEEPTITYLQQEEENSQSRDRQVPNGDQQYYEDVSDFCIKQIQHNELIQEKLDILNSSMQQNNQYMCSISQSLALIAQFMGRDSNQCPQCSHCNVAPTPSTLPPSVCQSSQTDEALPGPTAANIGPASSKRKSLKSMKGSSTPKKRPS; via the exons ATGTTCGTATGTCTTATTGAAATAAGAAGATACGAG GAACTGACAGACATTATAATGGAGCAGGATAAGGTGTCTTCTCACAGAGCACAGTTATGCCCttcttttgaaaatgctgtaccaATTGTAAAGCACATACATGAGGAAATAAATACTAAAGATGAGCCACAAGAAATTCTAATATCACATATTGCACCTACTGCTGAGACTCTTTCTGGATCAACCCGATTTGTGTCTAAACCAGGTTTCGTAAAAGAAGAAACAGATATCAAAGAGGAGTCAGATACCTTTTTCGTAACAGAAATTACCTGCTCTGCAGTTGCTGACGGGTTGCCTTCTACAGAATTTGTGACTTGTCAATCCAGTATTCTTAAAGGAGAAAACAATATCAAAGAAGAGTCAGACACATGGCCCATAACAGAAGACGTCTGCTCTTTGGTTTCTTCCAAACAAAAACAGATTAAGGAGGAACAAGAGGATGAGTCATCAGCTGTGCCTAGAGATTTGGCATCTTGTGAGGAGCAATCAGTGAAAGAAGTGAATGACAGTTGGTCTGAGACTGATTGTTTTAAATCACCCAAAGAGCTGCTGGAAAACCAAGAGAGACCCAAGAAGAAACCAAAGTGTAGACAGAAAAGTCATCTGACTGGCAAGGTCCAGAAGGCACAGCGTTTACCAGCGTCAGAGCCAGAACAGTTCTATAAGTGTGAAATTTGTGACAAAGTGATCCGACATCTACAAAACTTCCGGGAGCATCAGAGAATACATACAGGAGAGCGGCCGTTCGAGTGCAAG GACCCACGAGCAGGAAGATCTGGCTCTGCTGATGCTGAGGGTGGAAGGGATACTGCCTTCACAGAGGAGGAGAACTTTGTCCTTGCCCATCAGATTGAGCAATGGTACGACAGGCTGTATGGGTGCATGTTGGCTAGGACTTCATCATACGAGAAGTCCCAGCTGTGGCATAACATCGCAGAGGCTGTGTCTGCTGCTGGAGTGATGCCTCGCTCTGTAAACCGTTGTAAGAAGCGCTACTCAGACCTGAAGATCAAGGTCAAGACAAAAATGGTCCGGGAGTCAGCAGACCGGGAAAAAAATGAGGGGGAGCCATTTACACCGACAGTCTATTCAGCATCTGAGGAAATCATTAAGCGCCTCATACTGAACGGCATGGTGTCTGGACTTACAGATTCCGGTACCAGATCAG CACCAATGGATGTGTCCCATGAAGTTCCTACAGAAACTGAGACATTCTCTGGTACTGCAGGTGTGGCATCCCTGGAAGCTACACCAATGGAACTCAGTGAGGACCCTGCAACATCTGCCGGTGAGTTCCCTTCCAATTGTGTTTTGCAGCTTTCTCAGGTCCAGGCTGAGGACACCCTTGCTGTTCAGGACGAGGAGACAGTACAGACAGGACCTGAGGAAGAACCTACAATCACATAtttgcagcaggaggaggagaacTCACAGTCAAGGGACAGACAGGTTCCGAATGGGGACCAGCAGTATTATGAGGATGTCTCTGACTTTTGCATTAAGCAGATCCAGCACAATGAGCTGATACAAGAAAAACTGGACATTTTGAACAGCTCCATGCAGCAGAACAACCAGTACATGTGCTCAATCAGTCAGTCGTTGGCACTCATTGCTCAGTTCATGGGCAGGGACAGTAATCAGTGCCCACAGTGCAGCCATTGTAATGTGGCGCCAACTCCTTCAACCCTTCCACCCTCAGTATGTCAGTCATCCCAAACTGATGAAGCACTGCCAGGCCCAACTGCAGCCAATATTGGACCAGCATCCTCCAAAAGAAAGTCTTTAAAATCTATGAAGGGTTCCAGTACCCCCAAAAAAAGACCCAGCTGA